The stretch of DNA AACAAGCCAAAATCAGAAAGGAGAGAAAAAACCTTTTTTTCCCTTAAAACCCTATCCTTTTCTATAAATTCAAGGACAATTGTTAAATTCTCCCTTGTTGTAAGGCTTTCAAATATGGATGGTTCCTGGGGAAGATAACCAATTCCCTTTCTTGCCCTCTTGTATATTGGAAGGTCTGATATATCAAAAGAATCAATTGTAATCTTTCCCTTATCAGGCTCTATTAAGCCAAGAATTGAGTAAAATGTCGTTGTTTTCCCACTTCCATTTGGTCCTAAAAGCCCAATTATTTCACCCTCTCCTACCCCAATACTTACATTATCTACAGCGCATTTATCCTGAAAATATTTTGTTATAGAAATAGCCTCTAATTTCATATCTTTATTTTACAATTTACAATTTAGCTTTTACAATTTAAAATTTTAGATTATGAAAAAGGTAGAGGATAAAAAGGCTATAATCCCAACAAAGCCTATTATTTATGCAATTGTTTGTGTAATATTTATCGTTCT from bacterium encodes:
- the lptB gene encoding LPS export ABC transporter ATP-binding protein; translation: MKLEAISITKYFQDKCAVDNVSIGVGEGEIIGLLGPNGSGKTTTFYSILGLIEPDKGKITIDSFDISDLPIYKRARKGIGYLPQEPSIFESLTTRENLTIVLEFIEKDRVLREKKVFSLLSDFGLFSLSNQKAGTLSGGERRRLEIARVLSTDPKFILLDEPFLGVDPIRVSEIQGIIKNLKNKGFGILITDHNVRETLKITDRAYIIFEGRILFEGSSSMLVSDHTARKVYLGEGFEI